One stretch of Octopus sinensis unplaced genomic scaffold, ASM634580v1 Contig19879, whole genome shotgun sequence DNA includes these proteins:
- the LOC115232187 gene encoding histone-lysine N-methyltransferase SETMAR-like: AFRKLSKDKGVTCYDLFSRDARITFSNMLHNHISYYNLYHSFRRSLIQEEYVFSFVCMVYLEGPTSDRTVRRWFQKFRSGNERLEDEEGRGRSCSFDNERLKAIVEQNLRQRVKEMSQALGVGTAMVSRSLKNIDEVKMLD, from the exons GCTTTTCGGAAACTGTCAAAAGATAAAGGTGTGACGTGTTATGATTTATTTTCCAGAGATGCAAGAATTACCTTTAGTAATATGCTACATAATCATATTTCATACTATAATTTATACCATAGTTTCAGAAGGTCGTTAATACAGGAGGAATATGTGTTCAGTTTTGTCTGCATGGTCTATTTGG AGGGGCCCACAAGTGATCGAACTGTACGAAGGTGGTTTCAAAAATTCCGTAGTGGTAATGAGAgacttgaagatgaagaaggtagaggaCGGTCATGTAGTTTTGACAATGAAAGattgaaagcaattgttgaacaaaaccTACGTCAAAGAGTCAAAGAAATGTCTCAGGCACTTGGTGTCGGTACTGCAATGGTTTCACGCAGTCTGAAAAACATTGATGAGGTGAAAA